A window of Streptomyces sp. NBC_01241 genomic DNA:
AAACGCCGGACGGGCTTGAGTGGTGCCACTCACCGGCGCTGTCCAGTCCGTCCGGCGTTTGAGGACGGAACCGTGCGGGCCGTGTGCCCGAACCCATGTACCCGGGCCACAACTCCCAGCTCAACCGCCCGCCCAGGGCGGCATGGCTTTGCGTGTTCGAGGGAATACCCCTGACAGGTCGACGTCCGGTCACCAACCAGGCGGACGTCGTGTCCAAGTGAGCGGCATGGAGTCCGCTCGCCCGGGAGGCCCTTTGCACACGAAGGACCGTACATACAGTGCGTCCGACGCGGAGGGCCGGCGCTCGGCCCGTGCATCGGGGCCGCAGCCCGGTCCGTCCTCTCCCATTGGGATGCTCCGCGACGCCGTCGCACCCCAACCTCGTCCGAGGGGGTACGTCCTTCCGTGGTGACCAGCACGAAGCGCCGCATGCTCGACAGGCGCACCTATGTTCTCGACACCAGCGTCCTGCTGGCCGATCCGAACGCCATGGCCCGGTTCGACGAGCACGAAGTCGTGCTCCCGATCGTCGTGGTCACGGAACTGGAGGCCAAACGGCACCACCCGGAGCTGGGGTACTTCGCCCGCCAGGCCCTGCGCCTGCTGGACGACTTCCGCACCCGGTACGGCCGGCTGGACGCCCCGATCCCACTCGGGGATCTGGGCGGGACCCTGCGCGTCGAACTCAACCATTCCGACCCCGGCGTACTGCCCGCCGGCTACCGGTTGGGGGACAACGACTCACGGATCCTCGCGGTCGCGCGCAACCTCCAGGCCGAGGGGTACGACGTCACGGTCGTCTCCAAGGACCTGCCGCTGCGCATCAAGGCGTCCTCGGTCGGCCTCCTCGCCGAGGAGTACCGCGCCGAACTCGCCATCACCGACTCCGGCTGGACGGGGATGTCGGAACTGCCCCTCGCCGCGGAGCAGGTGGACCTGCTCTACGGAGAGGAGACGCTGTACGTACCCGAGGCCGCCGAACTGCCCGTGCACACCGGACTGGTCCTGCGGTCCGAGCGCGGCAAGGCGCTCGGCCGGGTCACCGCCGACGGCAGTGTGCGCCTGGTGCGCGGTGACCGGGAGGTCTTCGGCATCCACGGCCGCAGCGCAGAACAGCGGATCGCGCTCGATCTCCTCCTCGACCAGGACGTCGGCATCGTGTCGCTGGGCGGCCGGGCCGGCACCGGCAAGTCGGCGCTGGCGCTCTGCGCCGGTCTCGAAGCCGTTCTGGAGCGCAGGCAGCACCAGAAGGTGATGGTCTTCCGCCCGCTGTACGCGGTCGGCGGACAGGAGCTGGGCTATCTCCCCGGCACCGAGGCCGAGAAGATGAGCCCCTGGGCGCAGGCCGTCTTCGACACGCTGTCGGCCGTCGCCGGCCGCGAGGTGATCGAGGAGGTGCTGGGGCGCGGCATGCTGGAGATCCTGCCGCTCACCCACATCCGGGGCCGCTCGCTCCACGACGCCTTCGTGATCGTCGACGAGGCGCAGTCCCTCGAACGGAACGTCCTGCTGACCGTGTTGTCCCGGATCGGGGCAAATTCCCGAGTGGTGCTCACGCATGACGTGGCCCAGCGGGACAACCTCCGGGTCGGCCGGTACGACGGAGTCGTCGCCGTGGTCGAGAAGCTGAAGGGCCATCCGCTCTTCGCGCACGTCACGCTCACCCGCTCCGAGCGTTCGCAGATCGCCGCACTGGTGACCGAAATGCTGGAGGACGGCCACATCTGATACGGGATACGACAGTTGGTGCCGCCCGATGAGCGCAGCAGCTTAGCCGGGCGGCACCGTGCTGCGGTGGCAATTCCGTAAATCACTTGCTCCGAACGAGGTGTGACCTTTCACACGCAACGGAGAATTGCTTCCCGGCGTGCCGTTCCGGCAGAGTCTTGCTTCCGTCAGGCCCCGCATACGGCACACCCGCACCTCCAGAGGTGCCACGCACCACACAACTCAACAACCGCCGTCCGTATGCCGCCCGCGAGCACCACGCGGCACTCCCTCCGGGGAGTCGCCCACCGGGTCCGTGCCTCCCGTGACCCAAGCAGTAGGGAGGCCAGCGCCAGGGGCACGATTGCGTCCGCGAGGTCACCTAAGCGGGCGATGCTGGAAGGACACCGTGTGAGCCGGATCTCGGTCCGGGGGTTCGCCGTGGCGTCAGCCACCGCGGTCACCACCGTCGGCGCCGTCGTAGGCGTTGCCTCGGGCAGCACTCCCGCTGTCGACGACAACAACTTCGAGGCGGCCGCAGCCGACACGACGCTTCTCGCCGACATCCCTGCGGGCCAGCAGGCCCAGGTGCAGACCGCCTCGCTGACGCAGCAGGCCGACGCCCAGGCGTCCGCGGCCGACGCGGCGGCGAAGAAGTCCGTAGAGGAAGCGGCGCGCATCCAGGCCGCCAAGGACGCCAAGTCGAAGAAGCAGGCGGCCGAGGCCAAGCTGGAGAAGGAGCGTCAGGACAAGAAGGACGCGGCCGAGCGCGCCAGCCGCTCCGAGATCCGCAGCGCCTCCACGTTCGCCCAGCAGAGCTCGTACACCGTGGCCCAGGTCCAGGCGATCGCGCGGCAGATCGTTCCCGCCGACCAGTTCCAGTGCTTCAGCAACATCGTGAACGTCGAGTCGAGCTGGAACTACCGGGCGAGCAACCCGTCCTCCGGCGCATACGGCCTCGTGCAGGCGCTGCCCGGTTCGAAGATGGTGTCCGCCGGCGCGGACTGGCAGACCAACCCGGCCACCCAGATCAAGTGGGGCCTCAGCTACATGAACGGCGCCAAGTACCACAGCCCGTGCGGTGCCTGGGCCTTCTGGCAGGCCAACCACTGGTACTAGGCCAACCACTGGTACGAGAACGAGCCGAGATCCCGGTCTCGACTTCGCGAAGCCCCTCACCGTCCTGCGGTGAGGGGCTTCGCGCGTGTACGGTCGGTCCGGACCGCTCGGTGGGGGAGCGGTGGGGAGAGATGACGGGGGAAAAGGAACGATCATGTCGAATCTACCGGGGTGGCTCGGCCGTCTGGGCGCCGAACTGACCGACCTGGGCGAGCGGCTGGAGCGGCGCAGGGCCGAAGCCGAGGAAGGCGAGGCCGAGCCCATCGAGCCGCCGGTGCCCGCCCCTGTACCCGCGACAGCCGCCGCCGTACCGGACGAGGCGGCCCGGCCCGAGGCCGCCGGCGGTGACCGTGTCCCGCCGCCGCCCGCGTACGCCCCCTCCGTGGCCGCCCGGCCCGATCCGGTCGCGGCGATCCCCTGGGGCATGCGGGTCGCGGCCGAGGCCGGCTGGCGGCTGCTCGTCCTGGCGGGCACCCTCTGGGTGTTGATGCGGGTCATCAGCGCCGTACAGCTGGTCGTTCTGGCCTTCGTCGCCGCGCTGCTCATCACCGCGATGCTGCAGCCGACCGTCGCCCGGCTGAAGCGGTACGGTCTGCCGCGCGGACTGGCCACCGCGGTCACCGCGATCCTGGGCTTCGTCATCATCGGGCTGGTCGGCTGGTTCGTGGTCTGGCAGGTCATGGACAACATCGACACCCTCTCCGACAAGGTGCGGACGGGTATCGACGATCTGAAGAACTGGCTGCTCGACAGCCCCTTCCATGTCACCGAGCAGCAGATCAACGACGTCGCCAAGAACCTCAGCGACACCATCGGTACCAACACCGAACAGATAACCTCCGCCGGACTGCAGGGCGTCACCGTGATGGCGGAGGTCCTCACCGGGATGCTGCTGGCGATGTTCTCGACGCTCTTCCTGCTGTACGACGGGAAGCGCATCTGGCACTGGGTGCTGAAACTGGTGCCCGCGCAGGCCCGGCCGGGTGTCGCGGGTGCCGGGCCGCGGGCCTGGCGGACGCTGACCGCCTATGTGCGGGGCACGGTCGTCGTGGCGCTGATCGACGCGATCTTCATCGGGCTCGGGATCTGGTTCCTGAAGGTGCCGATGGCGGTGCCGCTCGCCGTCTTCATCTTCCTCTTCGCCTTCATCCCGCTCGTCGGCGCGGTGATCTCCGGGGCGCTCGCGGTGGTCGTCGCGCTCGTCACCGAGGGTGTGTTCACCGCGCTGATGGTGCTGGTCGTGGTACTCGCCGTGCAGCAGATCGAGGGGCATGTGCTGCAGCCGTTCATCCTGGGACGCGCGGTACGGGTGCATCCGCTCGCCGTCGTCCTCTCGGTCGCCGCGGGCGGCATGATCGCGGGCATCGGCGGAGCGGTCGTCGCGGTGCCGCTGGTGGCGGTCACCAACACGGTGGTCGGTTATCTGCGCGCGTACGGGCAGGAGGAAGTCCTGCGGCACACTCCGCCCCCACGTGGGGCGTCCGCGCTGGATGTCGCTCCGACGCCCGCGCCGGGCTCGCCGCCCGAGAACATCGACTACGGCGACGACGAGGACAGTGGCGACAAGACCGCCGAGTGAACAGAAGAAGGGCCCCGGGGACGGTCGGTCGTCCTCGGGGCCCTTCTCGTACAGAGGGTACTGCTGGTCCTACTCGGCGAGCACGGCCTCGGCTTCGAGGGTCACGCCGACCGCCTGGATCACCGAAGCGATTTTGACGGCTTCCTGAATGATCTCACGGTCCACGCCCGCCTCGCGCAGCACCTGCTCGTGGGAGTCCAGGCACTGGCCGCAGCCGTTGATCGCGGAGACCGCGAGCGACCACAGCTCGAAGTCGGTCTTCTCCACGCCGGGGTTGCCGATGACATTCATCCGCAGGCCCGCACGGAGCGTCCCGTACTCGGGGTCCGACAGCAGGTGCCGGGTCCGGTAGAAGACGTTGTTCATCGCCATGATGGCGGCGGCCGACTTCGCGGCGGTGTACGCCTGGGCGGAGAGATTGGCCTTCGCCTCCGGCTCCAGCTCGCGCAGCACCTTCGGCGAGCGCGAGGCGATCGCGCAGGCGAGGACGGTGCCCCACAGCTGCTGCTGCGGGAGGTCGCTGTTCCCGATGACCGAACCGAGGTTCAGCTTCAGGTCCTTGGCGAAGTCCGGAACGGCGGCCTTCAGTTCGTCGAGTGCCATGTCGCTGTCAGCTCACTCGCCCGAGAGGAGCGCGACCGGGTCGAGGGTGTTCTCGCCCTTGGTCCAGTTGCACGGGCACAGCTCGTCGGTCTGCAGGGCGTCGAGGACCCGGAGGACCTCCTTGGGGTTACGGCCCACGGAACCGGCGGTCACCATCGTGAACTGGATCTCGTTGTTCTGGTCGACGATGAAGACGGCGCGCTGGGCGAAGCCGTCCTCGCCCTCGATGCCGAGGTCACGCATGAGCTCGTGCTTCGAGTCGGCCATCATCGGGAAGGGCAGGTCGGTCAGGTCCGGGTGGTCCTTGCGCCAGGCGTGGTGCACGAACTCGGAGTCACCGGAGAAGCCGAGGATCTGGGCGTCCCGGTCGGCGAACTCGTCGTTCAGCTTGCCGAAAGCGGCGATCTCGGTCGGGCACACGAAGGTGAAGTCCTTCGGCCACGCGAAGACGATCTTCCACTTGCCCTCGTAGGTCTTGTGGTTGATCTGCTCGAACTCCTTGCCGCTCTCCAGCGAAACACAAGCAGTCAGGTCGAACTCGGGGAACTTGTCACCGACAGTGAGCACGCGCTCTCCTTGCAGCGTAGGAATTCCCTTTTACGGGAGTTCCTGGGGGTTGGACGTTCTTCACTTTGACACAGAGCGCATTGATCGCGGAAATAGCTATACTTGGTCGTGATGATCGGAGGTGCCTATCAGTGGCGCAGAGTAATCAGGGTAGTCGGACCAAACAGCCCAGCCTGTCGCAGCTGCGTGCCTTCGTGGCCGTCGCCGAATATCTGCACTTCAGGGATGCGGCGGCAGCAATCGGGATGAGTCAGCCGGCACTCTCCGGAGCCGTTTCCGCGCTGGAGGAGGCACTGGGTGTCCAGCTCATCGAGCGTACGACGCGCAAGGTGCTGCTCTCGCCGGCCGGGGAACGGCTCGCGGTGCGGGCCAGGGTGGTGCTGGAGGCCGTCGGTGAACTGATGGAGGAGGCCGAGGCGGTCCGGGCGCCGTTCACCGGCGTGCTCCGGCTCGGCGTGATCCCGACCGTCGCGCCGTATCTGCTGCCGACCGTGCTGCGGCTCGTCCACGAGCGCTACCCGGAGCTCGACCTCCAGGTGCACGAGGAGCAGACCTCCTCGCTGCTGGAGGGGCTGGCCGCGGGAAGGCTGGACCTGCTCCTGCTCGCGGTGCCGCTCGGGGTGCCGGGGGTGAGCGAACTCCCGCTCTTCGACGAGGACTTCGTGCTCGTGATGGAACGGGACCACTGGCTGGGCGGGCGCACCGACATTCCGCGCGAGGCGCTGCGCGAGCTGCCGCTGCTGCTGCTCGACGAGGGCCACTGCCTGCGCGACCAGGCGCTCGACATTTGCCGGGAGGCGGGGCGTACGGAGGGCGCACCGGTCACCACGACCGCCGCCGGGCTCTCGACGCTGGTGCAGCTGGTGGCCGGCGGGCTCGGGGTGACGTTGCTGCCGCGTACCGCGGTGACGGTCGAGACCGCCCGCAACGACGCGCTGGTCACCGGGTACTTCGGGGAGCCCGCACCGTCGCGGCGGGTGGCGCTGGCGATGCGGGCGGGGGCGGCGCGGCGCGAGGAGTTCGAGGAGTTCGCGGCGGCGCTGCGGGAGGCGATGAGGGTGCTGCCGGTACGGGTGACGGGGAAGGCGTGAGGGTGCGGTCCCCCCGGGGGGACCGCACCCCTTGCGGCTACCGCGCCGTCACTCGGTGCGCAGGCCGTCCGGGCGCATCATGCGCCACAGGGGCGGCAGCGACAGCAGGGTGACGAGCAGGATCAGGGCCGCGCCCGCCCCCACCATCGGCAGGAACAGCCACCACTTGGTCACCTCCTTGGCGATCATCCAGATCATCGCCGCGCCCAGGCCGAGGCCGCCCGCGACCGCGACCACCAGGCCGATGACCACGGGCACGGCGGTCTGCCAGAGGACCGACCAGCCGAGCGTGGTCCGCCGGGTGCCGAAGGCGACCAGGACCGAGAGCAGGCGCTTGCGCTCGCGCAGCTGCTCCAGTTGCGAGACCAGCATGGCCACGGCGATCAGCAGCAGGGTCGCGGTCGCGCCGACCCGGAGGCCGGACTGCACGCTGGCGTACTGCCGGTCGCGGGCGACCGACGTCATGGTGACGATCCGCATCCCCCGGTCAAGCTCGGCCGCCGTGTTCCGTACGTACTCGGCGACGTCCTCGACGCTCTGGTCCACCTGGATCTGCGCGTTGGTCTGCGCGTGCAGCAGGGTCCTCGGGTCGATCGCACCGACGGTCGCCACGATGCCCCAGTGGTCCTTGCCCATCGGGTCGCTGCGGGCGACGACGGTCGGAGCGTCGGCGGGCAGGGTCCACAGCTTCGACTTCCCGCCGGTTTCCGACCCCGCCTGATAGTTGAGTTCGACCGGCTTGCCCTTGCGGGCCGTCTGGTCCACCCAGTCGGACATCTCCTTGTCGTTCGGGGGATGGACGACGAACACATCGCCCTCCTTGCAGGAGTCGACCCGGGCTATCTCGCGCACGGTGGCGCAGTCCCCGACGGTCAGCGAGGTGGTGGGCTGGACGTCGTCGCCCTTGTACTTGCCCGGCTTGACGACGTACGTCTCGACCATCCCGATCACTCCGGTCACGCCCTTGGTGGCGCGGAACTTCCTGATGGTCTCGGCGGCCGCGTCACCCGTGACGGTTTCGGAGTACGTGTAAAACTGGGCGCGCCTCGTGTCCTGCCCCGTCATCAGGGTGAACTCGTCGCCCACCGCGGCGAACAGCATCTGCAGCGCCACCGCACCGGCGACCGCGACCGTGATGCCGCTGACCGCGCGGGAGGCCGCCCCGCTGCTCAGCTGGAGCCTGCGGGTGGCCAGCTGCCAGGGCACCGGGCCGCCGCGCAGCCGGTTCACGCACGCCTCGACCAGCCAGGGCAGCAGCAGCGCGAGCCCGAACAGGACCAGTACGGCGCCACCCGCGATCGGATACGGATCGACCTCGGACTCCGGGCCGACCTTGCCGGTCAGCCCGAGCACCGCCAGTCCGGCGACCGGCACCAGCAGCCGCCACCAGAGCCGGCGCCCGCGGTCGCGGCCGTTGCGTACGACGCCGAGCGGTTCGATCACCACGGAACGCAGGGCGGCGAGCGTGACGAGCACCGCCGCCACCGGAACCGCGACGGCGATCAGCGCCGCCGGCCAGGGTGCGGGGACCAGGTCCGCCGGGAAGGCGCTGACGTCCCACACCTCGACGTAGGCCATGAGCTGACGCCCCGCCAGGAAGAAAACGAGGCCGAACAGCAGGCCGAGCACCGCTCCGAAGAGCGCCTCGCCGGCCGCGATCCGGCGGGTCGTCCGGATGTCCGCACCGACCAGACGCAGCGCGGCGAGCCGGCGGTCGCGGCGGTCGCCGCCGAACCGCACGGCCGTCGCGATGAAGATCGCGACCGGCGCCAGCAGCACGACGCAGATCATGATGACCAGAACGATGAGGATCGGCGACATGGGCTCGGGCGGGCCCGGGTCGCCGTAACCGGCGATCCGGTGACCGCCGTTGGCGGGGGTCAGGGTGTCGCTGCCCATGTAGAAGAGCAGCTCGCCCGGGGCGATCAGGCCCGCGTCGCCGATCGTGCCGGTGATCCGGTGCGACAGCCGCTCCCTGAGCAGGCTGCCTTCGGGGGAGGCCAGCAGTTCCTTCAGGGCGGGGGAGACCACCATCTCGTCCGCACCGGGGAAGCGTCCGACGCCCGGCGGGACGACCGGATGCGTACCGTCCGCACGCATCAGGTAGCCCCCGATGGTGCGGCCGCGGTATTCGGTCTCCGCGTTGATCCGCAGCACCGAGGTGTCCGACTTCTTGGCCGCGGTGTCGGGCGAATCGGATACCGCGGTCTCGGAGCGGGCCTGGTCGCGCGCGGAGCGCTGGTCGAGCATGTGCGGTACGGACGCGGCGACGAGCAGCAGTGTCACGCCGAGGCCGACACCGACGGCGGTCAGCAGCGTGCGGATCCAGCCCTCGCGCCCGCCGGAGGAGGCGAACCGGACGCCCAGGGCGAGGTCGCGCAGCAGGGCGGTGAAGCCGGTGGGTCCGGTGGGGCGGGGCGCTGCCTGGGCCGGGGCGTTCTTGTGGTCGAGCAGCGTCATAGCGCGTGCTCCAGGTCACGGGCCCGGCCGTCGCGCACGGTGACGTCGCGGTCGGAGTACGCGGCGACCCGGGCCTCGTGGGTCACCAGGACCA
This region includes:
- a CDS encoding PhoH family protein, which gives rise to MVTSTKRRMLDRRTYVLDTSVLLADPNAMARFDEHEVVLPIVVVTELEAKRHHPELGYFARQALRLLDDFRTRYGRLDAPIPLGDLGGTLRVELNHSDPGVLPAGYRLGDNDSRILAVARNLQAEGYDVTVVSKDLPLRIKASSVGLLAEEYRAELAITDSGWTGMSELPLAAEQVDLLYGEETLYVPEAAELPVHTGLVLRSERGKALGRVTADGSVRLVRGDREVFGIHGRSAEQRIALDLLLDQDVGIVSLGGRAGTGKSALALCAGLEAVLERRQHQKVMVFRPLYAVGGQELGYLPGTEAEKMSPWAQAVFDTLSAVAGREVIEEVLGRGMLEILPLTHIRGRSLHDAFVIVDEAQSLERNVLLTVLSRIGANSRVVLTHDVAQRDNLRVGRYDGVVAVVEKLKGHPLFAHVTLTRSERSQIAALVTEMLEDGHI
- a CDS encoding lytic transglycosylase domain-containing protein, with protein sequence MSRISVRGFAVASATAVTTVGAVVGVASGSTPAVDDNNFEAAAADTTLLADIPAGQQAQVQTASLTQQADAQASAADAAAKKSVEEAARIQAAKDAKSKKQAAEAKLEKERQDKKDAAERASRSEIRSASTFAQQSSYTVAQVQAIARQIVPADQFQCFSNIVNVESSWNYRASNPSSGAYGLVQALPGSKMVSAGADWQTNPATQIKWGLSYMNGAKYHSPCGAWAFWQANHWY
- a CDS encoding AI-2E family transporter, giving the protein MSNLPGWLGRLGAELTDLGERLERRRAEAEEGEAEPIEPPVPAPVPATAAAVPDEAARPEAAGGDRVPPPPAYAPSVAARPDPVAAIPWGMRVAAEAGWRLLVLAGTLWVLMRVISAVQLVVLAFVAALLITAMLQPTVARLKRYGLPRGLATAVTAILGFVIIGLVGWFVVWQVMDNIDTLSDKVRTGIDDLKNWLLDSPFHVTEQQINDVAKNLSDTIGTNTEQITSAGLQGVTVMAEVLTGMLLAMFSTLFLLYDGKRIWHWVLKLVPAQARPGVAGAGPRAWRTLTAYVRGTVVVALIDAIFIGLGIWFLKVPMAVPLAVFIFLFAFIPLVGAVISGALAVVVALVTEGVFTALMVLVVVLAVQQIEGHVLQPFILGRAVRVHPLAVVLSVAAGGMIAGIGGAVVAVPLVAVTNTVVGYLRAYGQEEVLRHTPPPRGASALDVAPTPAPGSPPENIDYGDDEDSGDKTAE
- a CDS encoding alkyl hydroperoxide reductase, whose amino-acid sequence is MALDELKAAVPDFAKDLKLNLGSVIGNSDLPQQQLWGTVLACAIASRSPKVLRELEPEAKANLSAQAYTAAKSAAAIMAMNNVFYRTRHLLSDPEYGTLRAGLRMNVIGNPGVEKTDFELWSLAVSAINGCGQCLDSHEQVLREAGVDREIIQEAVKIASVIQAVGVTLEAEAVLAE
- a CDS encoding peroxiredoxin yields the protein MLTVGDKFPEFDLTACVSLESGKEFEQINHKTYEGKWKIVFAWPKDFTFVCPTEIAAFGKLNDEFADRDAQILGFSGDSEFVHHAWRKDHPDLTDLPFPMMADSKHELMRDLGIEGEDGFAQRAVFIVDQNNEIQFTMVTAGSVGRNPKEVLRVLDALQTDELCPCNWTKGENTLDPVALLSGE
- a CDS encoding hydrogen peroxide-inducible genes activator, whose product is MAQSNQGSRTKQPSLSQLRAFVAVAEYLHFRDAAAAIGMSQPALSGAVSALEEALGVQLIERTTRKVLLSPAGERLAVRARVVLEAVGELMEEAEAVRAPFTGVLRLGVIPTVAPYLLPTVLRLVHERYPELDLQVHEEQTSSLLEGLAAGRLDLLLLAVPLGVPGVSELPLFDEDFVLVMERDHWLGGRTDIPREALRELPLLLLDEGHCLRDQALDICREAGRTEGAPVTTTAAGLSTLVQLVAGGLGVTLLPRTAVTVETARNDALVTGYFGEPAPSRRVALAMRAGAARREEFEEFAAALREAMRVLPVRVTGKA
- a CDS encoding ABC transporter permease; the encoded protein is MTLLDHKNAPAQAAPRPTGPTGFTALLRDLALGVRFASSGGREGWIRTLLTAVGVGLGVTLLLVAASVPHMLDQRSARDQARSETAVSDSPDTAAKKSDTSVLRINAETEYRGRTIGGYLMRADGTHPVVPPGVGRFPGADEMVVSPALKELLASPEGSLLRERLSHRITGTIGDAGLIAPGELLFYMGSDTLTPANGGHRIAGYGDPGPPEPMSPILIVLVIMICVVLLAPVAIFIATAVRFGGDRRDRRLAALRLVGADIRTTRRIAAGEALFGAVLGLLFGLVFFLAGRQLMAYVEVWDVSAFPADLVPAPWPAALIAVAVPVAAVLVTLAALRSVVIEPLGVVRNGRDRGRRLWWRLLVPVAGLAVLGLTGKVGPESEVDPYPIAGGAVLVLFGLALLLPWLVEACVNRLRGGPVPWQLATRRLQLSSGAASRAVSGITVAVAGAVALQMLFAAVGDEFTLMTGQDTRRAQFYTYSETVTGDAAAETIRKFRATKGVTGVIGMVETYVVKPGKYKGDDVQPTTSLTVGDCATVREIARVDSCKEGDVFVVHPPNDKEMSDWVDQTARKGKPVELNYQAGSETGGKSKLWTLPADAPTVVARSDPMGKDHWGIVATVGAIDPRTLLHAQTNAQIQVDQSVEDVAEYVRNTAAELDRGMRIVTMTSVARDRQYASVQSGLRVGATATLLLIAVAMLVSQLEQLRERKRLLSVLVAFGTRRTTLGWSVLWQTAVPVVIGLVVAVAGGLGLGAAMIWMIAKEVTKWWLFLPMVGAGAALILLVTLLSLPPLWRMMRPDGLRTE